In the Sus scrofa isolate TJ Tabasco breed Duroc chromosome 6, Sscrofa11.1, whole genome shotgun sequence genome, one interval contains:
- the NCMAP gene encoding noncompact myelin-associated protein: MTTATPLGGTPFFSVNMTTREEDFLYKSSGAIVAAIVVVVVIIFTVVLILLKMYNRKMRIRRELEPKSPRPASPAALGRNGNSSQHPATVTFSPVDVHVETR; this comes from the exons ATGACCACAGCTACCCCTTTGGGGGGTACCCCCTTCTTCTCAGTGAACATGACCACCAGAGAAGAAGACTTTCTGTACAAGA GCTCTGGAGCCATCGTGGCTGCCATCGTGGTGGTTGTCGTCATCATCTTCACCGTGGTGCTGATCTTGCTGAAGATGTACAACAG GAAAATGAGGATAAGACGGGAGCTGGAGCCCAAGAGCCCCAGGCCAGcctcccctgctgccctgggTCGAAACGGCAACAGCAGCCAACACCCTGCAACTGTGACCTTCAGCCCTGTTGACGTCCACGTGGAGACTCGGTGA